The Nicotiana tomentosiformis chromosome 2, ASM39032v3, whole genome shotgun sequence genome includes the window tttttattattttaggtGGAATTTTAGAGTAACAAAGGTTAGCGTGGCGTTTATTCGTGTCATAACCTAGTGCGAAAAATAGGACCTTCTGATTATTGTATATCTTGAACAATTCACATATAATTTAATTACTTTAATGTGACAATAATTTTGTAGCTTTAAGTTCCGTGGTAATAACTGAATTGATTTAACCTACCGCTAGATAAAAAATGCAGCTCAAATAAAAACCGGAAGTTAATTAATCATCACTTAATGCTACCTTAGCTTAATTACTCAACTATTTTCTTCTGAGAAGGTTTGTATATTAACTATTTCGCATCAATCGAATTTCCGTGCTATTGGCTTTAAGAAAGGAAGAGCAGAAAGCAGCGCAATACTTTTGAACAGATTGTTGTAATATAATTAACTTTGAATATATAGTCGAGTAATAACTTTAGGAAGACTTGTAATAACTTTGAAATGGATTAGTTAACTAAGAAGTGAAAAATAATACTATAACTTTACTGAGAAAGAGCTGCTATCTTGTTTCAACAACTATGCATTGTATTCGTTTTTCTTGTTTGACCTCTTTACTTAATTAACTTGCACACTTacacatatataaataaataaataaaaaagaataacTACGTACTTTGAATTAGTTAAAGGAAGGACAACACATTAAATCTGAAGACATGCTAACCAGTAATTAGATTGGTATGGGAAAATTGAACGTAAGAAATACTAATAAAGTGTTTGGAAAAGTATAGAAAAgccttctttttccctttctttctttCAAGTACAAAAATAAAGACTTCACATACACACCTCTAATCTTACAAAAAGATAAATCAATCACTTCAGACTCGTGTCCTGCATGTTCCTAtccctacaacacatacatgcATGCTATGCATTAAATCATACCCATCCCTTGATCACTGGCCTTATCAAAAGATGTGCCAAATGAGACCCTTTCGTTCAGAAAATTACActatataattaaataaaaaatattaaaattatatattaGTAGTATATTTTGTCTCGGCCCTTTTTACCTGTTTATATTTTAATACCTCTTAGTAAAAATTTTTGATCGGCCACTATTAAAGGCAACTTGAATCCCATGCATGCAATTAGGCCCGCACGCACGCACGCAAAGATAAAAAGGCAGCAATCATCATCCTCCCAAAAAGCCTCCATTTTCTCTCAAAGTTTTCAGAGCCATTGAAGAAAGTAGAAGGGAAAGCTAAAAAGAACACACCCCACACAAAGTCTTCTTCTATTAAAGCAACTACAAACCATACGCACTACAAACACTCGCGCAAAAAATAATTCACTCACCTGTTAGTTACATAGTCTTTAGAGACTTTGGCTACGGTTACCAAtaatcttctctcttttttcagAGAAATGAAAGTGCCCTTTTCCTCTAATGACAACGTGAGTTCAAAACCATTGAttagcaataacaacaacaatctcCAGAACGCTACTTTTCCGGCCGCCACCAACGGCCCTAACTTGTGCTACGAGCCCAAATCAGTCCTCGAACTCCGCCGCAGCCCCAGCCCTATCGTCGAGAAGCAGGTGATAACAAATCCCGATTTCTCCGCCCTTTGCGGCGGCGACGATCCTCTCCAGCTAGGAGATCATGTTCTGAGCAACTTCGAAGATTGGGATTCTTTGATGAGAGAACTTGGGTTACAAGACGATTCTGCTTCACTTTCAAAATCTAACCCTCAACTCAGCCTTACACAAAGCGAGTCGCTGACTCAGTTCCATAACCTCTCCGAATTCTCAGCTGACTCGACTCAGTTCCCTACATCTGATTTTTCTTTCTCCGAGAATTTCCCTCAGCAATTTCAATCGGTGAATCAGGGAAATTACATTAACGCCCTTGATCTCTCCGGTGATATCCACCAGAATAATTGGAACGTAGGATTTGATTACGTGGATGAGCTCATTCGTTTCACTGAATGTTTCGAAACCAACGCTTTCCAGCTCGCACATGTGATACTGGCACGGCTCAATCAACGGCTCAGATCCGCCGCCGGAAAACCTCTTCAACGAGCTGCCTTTTACTTCAAGGAAGCACTTCAAGCCCAACTCGCCGGGTCAACTCGACAGACTCGCCCTGCCAGCTCATCCGACGTGATTCAGACCATCAAATCCTACAAAATTTTCTCAAACATATCTCCAATCCCTATGTTCTCCAGCTTCACGGCGAACCAAGCCGTACTCGAGGCAGTCGACGGCTCGATGCTAGTCCACGTCATCGACTTCGACATCGGACTCGGAGGCCACTGGGCTTCCTTCATGAAAGAGTTAGCCGATAAAGCCGAGTGTCGTAAAGCCAACGCGCCGGTTCTTCGAATTACGGCTCTAGTCCCTGAAGAGTACGCTGTGGAATCGAGGTTAATCAGAGAAAATTTAACACAATTTGCTCGTGAACTCAATATCGGTTTCGAAATAGATTTTGTTCTAATTCGAACTTTCGAGTTGTTATCCTTCAAAGCAATAAAGTTCATGGACGGAGAGAAGACAGCGGTGCTTTTATCCCCCGCTATCTTCCGGCGGATCGGGTCAGGGTTTGTTAACGACCTCCGTCGTATTTCCCCTAACATGGTGGTACACGTGGACAGCGAAGGGCTGATGGGTTACGGAACCGCGTCGTTTCGTCAGACGGTGATTGATGGGTTGGAATTTTACTCTACGTTGCTGGAATCACTAGAAGCAGCAAATATCGGTGGCGGGAATTGTGGGGATTGGATGAGGAAAATTGAGAATTTCGTGCTGTTTCCGAAGATAGTGGATATGGTGGCGGCAGTAGGGCGGCGAGGAGGTGGCTCGTGGAAGGATGCGATGGTGGCTGCCGGATTCCGGCCGGTGGGATTAAGCCAGTTTGCGGATTTTCAAGCGGATTGTTTGTTGGGGAGAGTACAGGTTAGGGGATTCCACGTGGCGAAGAGACAAGCGGAGATGTTGCTGTGCTGGCATGATAGGGCCCTAGTAGCCACGTCAGCTTGGAGGTGTTAATAATAAAAACTACTAACCCTAAACTAGTTGTAATAATAGCAGTGATTTCAATCTTTAGCCTATATGGTTTTAGTTTTAGGGGTGGGGGTAGCATAACAACAGATAAAACTCAAAAGAAACTTTAAGaagcatgtttttttttttttgcttttttgtttttttcaattGTGTTGGTACTATCTTTTTTTGTAATTTTGTAGCTTAATTTCGAGTGTCAGGTTGGTCTCTCTAATTAGTGGATAAATGCAATGTGTAACTTTTTCGCTGTTAATTTCAAAGAAATCTCCCTGCGCATCACCATGTTTGTTCTTTTCCATGAAAAAAACATCGTCATGTTCAATTAGGAGTAATAGGATTGTGACTTGTGAATTATTCCGAGAAATTTCATTAAAAGATAAAGTTAAACCTATGTATAGTCAAATCGGGTAGATTCGATAAACTAGCTGCCGACTAGTAATAATTCAATCAACAAACAATTCaaaccaaaaaatgaaaaaatgaaagTCGTATGAGTTCACAAATACTCTCtggctaaaaaataaaaataaaaatatcaaaatagTTTTAATAATTCAATAATTTTATTACTTCAATCCGAAATTTTTAGTTACTTTGACCGGATGAGTTCTAGCGAAGGAATAATTAAGTCTAGGAGAAGCACTGAAGCAGTATGGTATTACAACATAATAAGTtagcgtttggacatagatttgattgtaacttgaaaaaagagtttttgaagttgtgttgaaaaataatttttgaaagttgaaattgtttggacatacattttatttgaagaaaagttAAGTTTTATGAGTGGAAGAAAAATTTTCACCCAAAAACCGTTTTTGGGAACTTGGGAATTTTTGAAATTTCTTGTctcaaaacatgatcatatttcataaacaaacaatattttcaatttttaaaaaaaaataaagacaaaATATATGGCTAAACGGGAGCTTAGTCATCTAAAAAATATTGCAGACAATTACATAAAGTCGTAAACAGTATTTTAAAGTATTACCAGAAGGTTTAAGTTAAATATGTACCGATATGAAAATAATTTACACTATTAATTTAACCATTATAACAAGTAATGACCAATTACTCCCTCTGCCTCAGATTATTGTTGTGTTTCTCTTTTACACGCTCCTTAAGAAAAAATTAATTAGAACGAGCTTGGactattttacccttatttatattttaaaacataatctctcttcattgaatatttaCTCTATTTAAGTACTATCTACATCTTCAATAACAATTAATGTTAagggtaaaatgaaaaaaatataatttattttatcttaaactttgaaaatgacaaataataattttagacaattatttttagaaatcatgacaGGTAATTTAAGACGGAGGGAGTACTGCTTGCcgtatacccccccccccccccccccaaaaaaaaaaatataccaAAAGTATTCTTATCTCATGTAAATAGACTCCGAGTTGAAGAAAATGacaatataaaatttatataaccAACTCTAGTTAGTttagaattaaaaaataatttgctatttttctcaTATTTCAAAGATATTCCCTGCCAAAATCTCATCCACATTCAATGCAAGAAACTTTAAAAATATCCAATGAAAATGAAACGAAACAGTACTCAATGGTGCACTGACTTCTTCCAGGTAATTTAACAAGAGCACAGAACACTGGGGTTACAATTAGAAAATAAATGTTTTAGTCACACTCAAAAAGGGTTAAAGGTATAGGTTAGTAGGACAACAAACATTTCTGCACCTAGAAGCAATGAATTCTTTTGGCTCCTGAAATATTTGTGAGCACTTAAATCACCTACTACTCAGTGTCTGGCTTTTCCTTAACTAGCTTCCTCATGAGTGGCATTGCCGTTGCTCTCTAGCTTAGACACAGCATCTGGCCCACATAAACGCGTTAACTCTTCCTGTTTTACCACCATATTCCAGCAAATATCAGTACTTTAATTTCATCTTTCTCCTTCACAACTGCTTCGTCAGGTTAAAAAGAAATCCTTTGCAAGGGAAAAAAAAGTAGCACTACAAAACAAGATTCTACGATACTAATTGCCTCACATTAGTTATAACAAAATGCTATTCGTGAAGCAGCATCACACTATCCCTATAAAGTGCAAAGGTAAATGAGGGAAAGGAAAAAGGGGATGACATGAAGAGGGTACTTGAGAATATTACCAAATATCAAGGAGGATAAGCAATTAGAGGAACACTTAACAAGGTATTAAGTACCTTTATCAAACTATTCTCTGAGGTAAGCTTCTCACATTCCTCGGAGAGCCGTTGGAGCTCATCTTTGAGTGAATGATTCTCGCTGCTCAAAGCTTCTACCCTACGCTGCAGCTCTTCACACTCAGCCTGCAAAAATAAGAAACAGAAAACAACATGACTGCCAGAAAATCTAAAGGAAATTTTGAGTACATTTTGGATTCCAGAAATTGGAGCAAGCAAACAATCAAACCGCCCATGAACATTATTAAGAACTAAAATCAGCTTGTTTGCTATCCTGCTGGAATTCTGGTTGCTGTTGTGACATGAATGGAAAAGAGTATCATGTTTTTGTGTCGGCTGAGGTACAAGCTTGATGTGCACGGGAAGAATTTTTACACTTAGTCACCAGTTGTAACTCCTTTCTAAACTGACGTCATATACAAGGACAGAAAAAGTCCACATGCAGTAAGATGAACTCCTAAAATGGAAAGCAGCCAATTCCTTCGTTTCTTGGCATTAATTTGATGACGCTTCCCATCGCttcatgtcaccatttaatttaaCTAATAACTATCATTAGGAGAACAGTAGCTGACTACTGCATCTGGGtgaattttttcttctttatctTTCTCCTTTTGAGTGGATACACTTAGGTTATGCATCGATCCCCAATGACATGAGAAATAATAATGGGTATTTACACTTCTATCCAGTTATCCACTTCCTAT containing:
- the LOC104087646 gene encoding scarecrow-like protein 15 → MKVPFSSNDNVSSKPLISNNNNNLQNATFPAATNGPNLCYEPKSVLELRRSPSPIVEKQVITNPDFSALCGGDDPLQLGDHVLSNFEDWDSLMRELGLQDDSASLSKSNPQLSLTQSESLTQFHNLSEFSADSTQFPTSDFSFSENFPQQFQSVNQGNYINALDLSGDIHQNNWNVGFDYVDELIRFTECFETNAFQLAHVILARLNQRLRSAAGKPLQRAAFYFKEALQAQLAGSTRQTRPASSSDVIQTIKSYKIFSNISPIPMFSSFTANQAVLEAVDGSMLVHVIDFDIGLGGHWASFMKELADKAECRKANAPVLRITALVPEEYAVESRLIRENLTQFARELNIGFEIDFVLIRTFELLSFKAIKFMDGEKTAVLLSPAIFRRIGSGFVNDLRRISPNMVVHVDSEGLMGYGTASFRQTVIDGLEFYSTLLESLEAANIGGGNCGDWMRKIENFVLFPKIVDMVAAVGRRGGGSWKDAMVAAGFRPVGLSQFADFQADCLLGRVQVRGFHVAKRQAEMLLCWHDRALVATSAWRC